In Nematostella vectensis chromosome 2, jaNemVect1.1, whole genome shotgun sequence, one genomic interval encodes:
- the LOC116620856 gene encoding uncharacterized protein LOC116620856 isoform X3 produces the protein MFVHVLISSSCGKLQWETEWTYFKVTKMDFTSVNGRRPSQTSNCCEKTAPTPLAAASTYQIPWCSPDMQSLQGPMTVPSQIASLTMDAFCIFSELDDYQNVNNLRK, from the exons ATGTTCGTGCACGTGCTGATATCAAGCTCATGTGGCAAATTGCA ATGGGAGACGGAATGGACATATTTCAAGGTTACGAAAATGGACTTTACATCAGTGAATG GACGCCGACCGAGTCAGACCTCAAATTGCTGCGAGAAAACCGCCCCTACTCCTCTAGCAGCAGCCAGTACATACCAG ATTCCATGGTGTTCACCAGACATGCAGTCACTACAAGGACCCATGACTGTACCAAGTCAAATTGCTTCTTTGACAATGGACGCGTTTTGTATCTTTAGCGAGCTAGACGATTACcaaaatgtaaataatttaagaaaataa
- the LOC116620856 gene encoding uncharacterized protein LOC116620856 isoform X2, whose amino-acid sequence MENREQKKEESSRPIATPATNLTALRDVRWDVRARADIKLMWQIAMGDGMDIFQGYENGLYISEWTPTESDLKLLRENRPYSSSSSQYIPDSMVFTRHAVTTRTHDCTKSNCFFDNGRVLYL is encoded by the exons ATGGAAAATAGAG AACAAAAGAAGGAAGAGAGTTCGAGACCAATTGCTACGCCTGCGACAAACCTCACAGCCCTT AGAGATGTGAGATGGGATGTTCGTGCACGTGCTGATATCAAGCTCATGTGGCAAATTGCA ATGGGAGACGGAATGGACATATTTCAAGGTTACGAAAATGGACTTTACATCAGTGAATG GACGCCGACCGAGTCAGACCTCAAATTGCTGCGAGAAAACCGCCCCTACTCCTCTAGCAGCAGCCAGTACATACCAG ATTCCATGGTGTTCACCAGACATGCAGTCACTACAAGGACCCATGACTGTACCAAGTCAAATTGCTTCTTTGACAATGGACGCGTTTTGTATCTTTAG
- the LOC116620856 gene encoding uncharacterized protein LOC116620856 isoform X1, whose product MENREQKKEESSRPIATPATNLTALRDVRWDVRARADIKLMWQIAMGDGMDIFQGYENGLYISEWTPTESDLKLLRENRPYSSSSSQYIPGTCSQYRPDSMVFTRHAVTTRTHDCTKSNCFFDNGRVLYL is encoded by the exons ATGGAAAATAGAG AACAAAAGAAGGAAGAGAGTTCGAGACCAATTGCTACGCCTGCGACAAACCTCACAGCCCTT AGAGATGTGAGATGGGATGTTCGTGCACGTGCTGATATCAAGCTCATGTGGCAAATTGCA ATGGGAGACGGAATGGACATATTTCAAGGTTACGAAAATGGACTTTACATCAGTGAATG GACGCCGACCGAGTCAGACCTCAAATTGCTGCGAGAAAACCGCCCCTACTCCTCTAGCAGCAGCCAGTACATACCAGGTACTTGCAGccagtatagaccag ATTCCATGGTGTTCACCAGACATGCAGTCACTACAAGGACCCATGACTGTACCAAGTCAAATTGCTTCTTTGACAATGGACGCGTTTTGTATCTTTAG
- the LOC116620855 gene encoding F-box only protein 36-like, which translates to MSKGIIYVEKAGQAPAPSKDFHQIVVNETEVIWRTWRIAVRREQRAVPPSTKKVLWAEFDQDELLQSDIHRVFGEEMLRLVHGIACGDWLVRLPPKVVVRLCAFLHLIDVVRLSTLNRYLNNICSSDEVWTRIIKQQCPDITTEMKNMAKDLGWKKTFFANKLHHQVASRKLREEAKKHIVYY; encoded by the coding sequence ATGAGCAAAGGGATCATATACGTTGAAAAGGCCGGCCAAGCGCCGGCCCCAAGCAAAGATTTTCATCAGATTGTGGTGAACGAGACAGAGGTGATTTGGCGAACATGGCGAATAGCGGTTCGACGGGAGCAGAGAGCGGTACCACCAAGCACTAAAAAAGTACTGTGGGCAGAGTTTGATCAAGACGAACTTCTACAGAGCGACATCCACCGTGTCTTTGGCGAGGAAATGCTTCGGCTGGTGCATGGTATAGCTTGTGGAGACTGGTTGGTGAGATTACCACCAAAAGTTGTTGTTCGACTTTGCGCGTTTCTTCACCTGATTGATGTTGTTCGTCTCAGCACGCTTAATAGATACTTGAATAATATTTGCTCAAGTGACGAGGTGTGGACAAGGATTATCAAGCAACAATGTCCTGACATAACGACCGAGATGAAAAATATGGCCAAAGATTTGGGATGGAAGAAGACATTTTTTGCAAACAAACTCCACCACCAAGTCGCTTCCCGTAAATTAAGAGAGGAGGCAAAAAAGCACATTGTCTACTACTAG